The Achromobacter deleyi genome has a window encoding:
- a CDS encoding shikimate dehydrogenase family protein, with translation MKEISGNTRLFGILADPIHHVKTPQRMNEHFAKIGFDGVCVPFHARPDNLAAVVEGLRRLENLGGVIVTVPHKTAILELADEATPVARKIGAANVLRRESDGRLVAHMLDGEGFVRGLQSCGVSLEGKSVYLAGAGGAANAIGFALVQAGVSRLTIANRTPAKAEDLKARILSLYPAAHIAVGTPDPSGHDLVVNGTSLGMKEGDPLPLDASRLTPDQLVCEVIMQPKDTALLLAAQARGCKVHYGAPMLACQIELMVEMLGVAPAR, from the coding sequence ATGAAGGAAATCAGCGGAAACACCCGCCTGTTCGGCATCCTGGCCGACCCGATCCACCACGTGAAGACGCCGCAGCGCATGAACGAGCACTTCGCCAAGATCGGATTCGATGGCGTGTGCGTGCCGTTTCATGCCCGGCCGGACAATCTGGCCGCCGTGGTCGAAGGGCTGCGCCGCCTGGAGAACCTGGGCGGCGTAATCGTCACGGTTCCGCACAAGACCGCCATCCTGGAACTGGCCGACGAGGCCACGCCCGTCGCGCGCAAGATCGGCGCGGCCAACGTGCTGCGCCGCGAGTCCGACGGACGGCTGGTGGCCCACATGCTGGATGGCGAGGGTTTCGTGCGCGGCCTGCAAAGCTGCGGCGTATCCCTGGAAGGCAAGAGCGTCTACCTTGCCGGAGCGGGCGGCGCGGCCAACGCGATTGGTTTCGCGCTGGTGCAGGCGGGCGTCTCGCGGCTGACCATCGCCAACCGCACGCCGGCCAAGGCCGAGGACCTGAAGGCCCGCATCCTGTCTTTGTATCCCGCTGCGCATATCGCGGTGGGCACGCCTGATCCGTCAGGCCATGATCTGGTCGTCAACGGCACCTCGCTGGGCATGAAGGAAGGCGATCCGCTGCCGCTGGATGCGAGCCGACTGACGCCGGACCAGCTGGTGTGCGAAGTCATCATGCAGCCCAAGGACACGGCGCTGCTGCTGGCCGCGCAAGCGCGCGGTTGCAAGGTTCATTATGGCGCGCCGATGCTGGCCTGCCAGATTGAACTGATGGTGGAGATGCTGGGCGTGGCGCCCGCCAGGTAA
- a CDS encoding GMC family oxidoreductase: MGDYDFIIAGGGTAGCILANRLSADGKYRVLMLEAGQEARSMWISIPAGFSKLLVNPDYNWRFATEPEDNVYGRTIAVPRGKGVGGSTLINGMIYVRGQPQDYDGWEAAGAAGWGSREAERVFRKIENYAPGGEGRGKNGPMHLEEVAERFPVSDAFLQAAREDGQPFNPDYNSGSQEGVGYYQVLQHRGRRWSVVDGYMKPAAGRKNLSVECGAHVTRLVFEGKRCVGVAYRKNGQEHTVRARRETLLCMGAVQSPQLLELSGVGNPALLQSNGIALVHAQPQVGENYIDHYATRMNWRVKDTVTLNEMSRGWRLARQVARYYLRHKGILTLGTGLVHGFVKSVPDLPTPDVQFFFVHASYANAAERILDRHPGMTIGVAQLRPESVGSIHIKSADPLAGPSIRPNFLSAQVDRDSLVGGMQAARRIVGQPAMQRYVESEVSPGSAVDSYDEWLEFARRNGQTIYHPIGTCRMGSDAAAVTDVRLRVNGLSGLRVVDASVMPKMVSGNTQAAVMMVAERGAEMILEDAAQE, encoded by the coding sequence ATGGGCGACTACGATTTCATCATCGCGGGCGGCGGCACGGCAGGCTGCATATTGGCCAACCGGCTCAGTGCCGACGGCAAGTATCGCGTGCTGATGCTGGAGGCCGGGCAGGAAGCCCGCAGCATGTGGATCTCGATCCCCGCGGGCTTCTCCAAGCTGCTTGTGAATCCGGACTACAACTGGCGCTTTGCGACAGAGCCGGAAGACAACGTGTACGGCCGGACCATCGCCGTGCCGCGCGGCAAGGGCGTGGGCGGATCAACGCTGATCAACGGCATGATCTATGTGCGCGGCCAGCCGCAGGATTACGACGGCTGGGAGGCCGCCGGCGCGGCCGGCTGGGGTTCGCGCGAGGCTGAGCGCGTTTTCCGCAAGATAGAGAACTACGCGCCCGGCGGCGAAGGCCGCGGCAAGAACGGGCCCATGCATCTGGAAGAAGTGGCCGAGCGCTTTCCCGTGTCGGATGCTTTCCTGCAGGCGGCGCGGGAAGACGGCCAGCCCTTCAATCCCGATTACAACAGCGGCAGTCAGGAAGGCGTGGGTTACTACCAGGTGCTGCAGCACCGCGGCAGGCGCTGGAGCGTGGTGGACGGCTATATGAAGCCCGCCGCCGGCCGCAAGAACCTCAGCGTGGAATGCGGCGCGCACGTGACGCGTCTGGTGTTCGAGGGCAAGCGCTGCGTGGGCGTGGCCTATCGCAAGAACGGGCAGGAACACACGGTGCGCGCGCGGCGCGAAACGCTGCTGTGCATGGGGGCGGTGCAGTCGCCGCAGCTGCTGGAACTGTCCGGCGTGGGCAACCCGGCCTTGCTGCAGTCCAATGGCATTGCGCTGGTGCATGCGCAGCCGCAGGTGGGCGAGAACTACATCGACCACTACGCCACGCGCATGAACTGGCGCGTGAAGGACACGGTGACCTTGAACGAGATGTCGCGTGGCTGGCGGCTCGCCCGGCAGGTGGCGCGTTACTACCTGCGCCACAAGGGCATCCTCACGCTGGGCACGGGGCTGGTGCATGGCTTCGTGAAGAGCGTGCCGGACCTGCCCACGCCCGACGTGCAGTTTTTCTTCGTGCATGCCAGTTACGCCAATGCGGCCGAACGCATCCTGGACCGGCATCCCGGCATGACGATAGGCGTGGCGCAGCTGAGACCCGAGTCCGTCGGGTCCATCCACATCAAATCGGCGGACCCGCTGGCCGGGCCCTCCATTCGGCCGAATTTCCTGTCCGCGCAAGTGGACCGGGACAGCCTGGTGGGCGGCATGCAGGCCGCGCGCCGCATCGTGGGGCAACCCGCCATGCAGCGCTATGTGGAGTCCGAGGTCAGTCCCGGCTCCGCCGTGGACAGCTATGACGAATGGCTGGAATTCGCGCGGCGCAACGGGCAGACCATCTACCACCCCATCGGCACCTGCCGCATGGGATCGGACGCCGCCGCGGTCACCGATGTGCGGCTGCGCGTGAACGGACTGTCCGGCCTGCGGGTGGTGGACGCGTCCGTCATGCCGAAGATGGTGTCAGGCAACACCCAGGCCGCCGTCATGATGGTGGCCGAGCGCGGCGCGGAGATGATCCTGGAGGATGCCGCCCAGGAGTAA
- a CDS encoding proline racemase family protein codes for MRKQDAFDVIYTHTEGEPLCIVHSGIPYPAGSTILEKRAFLEQNYDWLRRALMREPRGHKDMFGVFLTPPSSPEYDAGLIYIDGTEYSHMCGHGTIAVSMAMVANGLVARGTDGITKIRFETTAGLVVSEVASEGDNVLWTRFENVPAYVAAQDIPVELPGYGKLSADIVWGGNYFGIVDLSGCDLRISPDNGTELSRMGLIVRDQLNARQRIQHPTEAHINNLNFITFWHQPTIEGAFYKNVHVFSAGQLDRSPGGTGTSAMMAMFEARGKMGLNQPIKSEGLLGSGVFEGCLLGEVDLNGTRAVRPTVKGTASILGTARWVIDKNDPVGAGFLIR; via the coding sequence ATGCGCAAGCAAGACGCTTTCGATGTCATCTATACCCATACTGAAGGCGAGCCCCTGTGCATCGTGCATAGCGGCATCCCCTACCCGGCCGGATCCACCATTCTGGAGAAGCGGGCCTTCCTGGAGCAGAACTACGACTGGCTGCGCCGCGCGCTGATGCGCGAGCCGCGCGGCCACAAGGACATGTTCGGCGTGTTCCTCACACCGCCGTCCAGTCCCGAATACGATGCCGGCCTGATCTACATCGACGGCACCGAGTACTCGCACATGTGCGGCCACGGCACCATCGCGGTCAGCATGGCCATGGTGGCCAACGGGCTGGTGGCGCGCGGCACGGACGGCATCACCAAGATCCGCTTTGAAACCACTGCCGGCCTGGTCGTGTCCGAAGTGGCGTCCGAGGGCGACAACGTGCTGTGGACGCGCTTCGAGAACGTGCCGGCTTACGTGGCGGCGCAGGACATCCCGGTGGAATTGCCCGGCTATGGCAAGCTGTCGGCCGACATCGTGTGGGGCGGCAACTACTTCGGCATCGTGGACCTGTCCGGCTGCGATCTGCGGATCTCGCCCGACAACGGTACGGAGCTGTCCCGCATGGGCCTGATCGTTCGCGATCAGCTCAACGCGCGCCAGCGCATCCAGCACCCCACCGAGGCGCACATCAACAACCTGAACTTCATCACGTTCTGGCACCAGCCCACGATAGAGGGCGCGTTCTACAAGAACGTGCATGTGTTCAGCGCCGGACAGCTGGACCGCTCGCCCGGCGGCACCGGCACCAGCGCCATGATGGCCATGTTCGAGGCGCGCGGGAAGATGGGCCTGAACCAGCCCATCAAGTCCGAGGGCCTGCTGGGCAGCGGCGTGTTCGAGGGTTGCCTGCTGGGAGAAGTGGACCTGAACGGCACGCGCGCGGTGCGTCCCACGGTCAAGGGCACCGCCAGCATACTGGGCACCGCGCGCTGGGTCATCGACAAGAACGATCCGGTAGGCGCCGGCTTCCTGATCCGCTGA
- a CDS encoding ABC transporter permease: MIARHLIRLIALGVLAYLALPLVVILGSSFTATPYLAFPPQGWTLDWYRTLLIEAGYVAAFTTSTVLALAATIAAVLLTVPAALAVARYEFPGKAALTSVLMSPLVLPHIVLGAALLQYGAYFGLTRSFLSLLIGHIVIIAPFVLRSTLTLLTPEQRALEEASADLGANPWTTFFLVVLPQIRPGIVTGSIFAFISSWINVELSIFNTTADLNTIPVKLFNYVQYTIDPTIAAVSGATIVVAVIAIVILDLTVGLDMLSERGK, from the coding sequence ATGATCGCCCGCCACCTGATCCGCCTGATTGCACTGGGCGTGCTGGCCTACCTGGCGCTGCCGCTCGTGGTGATCCTTGGCTCGTCGTTCACGGCCACACCGTACCTGGCGTTTCCGCCGCAGGGCTGGACGCTGGACTGGTACCGCACCCTGCTGATCGAGGCCGGCTATGTGGCGGCGTTCACGACCAGCACCGTGCTGGCGCTGGCGGCCACGATCGCGGCGGTGCTGCTGACCGTGCCGGCCGCCCTGGCGGTGGCGCGGTACGAATTCCCGGGCAAGGCGGCCCTGACCTCGGTGCTGATGTCGCCGCTGGTGCTGCCGCATATCGTGCTGGGCGCGGCGCTGCTGCAATACGGCGCGTACTTCGGCCTCACACGCAGCTTCCTGTCGTTGCTGATCGGGCACATCGTGATCATCGCGCCATTCGTGCTGCGGTCCACGCTGACCTTGCTGACGCCGGAGCAGCGGGCGCTGGAAGAAGCGTCGGCGGACCTGGGCGCCAATCCTTGGACCACATTCTTCCTGGTGGTGCTGCCGCAGATCCGGCCCGGCATCGTCACCGGCTCGATCTTCGCGTTCATCTCGTCCTGGATCAACGTGGAGCTGTCCATTTTCAACACCACGGCGGACCTGAACACCATCCCCGTGAAGCTCTTCAACTATGTGCAATACACGATAGATCCGACCATCGCAGCCGTATCGGGCGCCACGATCGTGGTTGCGGTGATCGCCATCGTCATCCTGGATTTGACCGTCGGGCTGGACATGCTGTCCGAACGCGGCAAATAG
- a CDS encoding ABC transporter permease — protein sequence MNGRGWLAPGLLLAAPVLFFAAFFLAPLAVVALASVTGGPDGLTLTTQQYVRVLADQYHWDVILVTFRLAFFTTIVCVILGYPLAWYLVRVVRWQAWRRFCVILLVVPLFTSNIVRAFGWMVLLGRNGLVNQALVATGASDRPVRFIGTELGILIGMVYVLLPFVVLAVGNALARVDPACEQASADLGAGPAATFLHVTWPLTLPGVVSGAIIVFTLAVSAYVTPALLSGGRISVLSMLIFQQYSTVFDFHYGGALSMVLLVFTLILVALANRAATLPGAAR from the coding sequence ATGAACGGCCGCGGGTGGCTCGCGCCCGGCCTGTTGCTGGCCGCCCCGGTGCTGTTCTTTGCGGCCTTCTTCCTGGCGCCCCTGGCGGTGGTGGCGCTGGCCAGCGTCACGGGCGGGCCCGACGGCCTGACCCTGACGACGCAGCAGTATGTGCGCGTGCTGGCCGACCAATATCACTGGGACGTGATCCTGGTGACATTCCGGCTGGCGTTCTTCACCACGATCGTCTGCGTGATCCTGGGCTATCCGCTGGCCTGGTACCTGGTGCGAGTCGTGCGCTGGCAGGCCTGGCGCCGGTTCTGCGTGATCCTGCTGGTGGTCCCGCTCTTTACCAGCAATATCGTCCGCGCCTTCGGCTGGATGGTGCTGCTGGGCCGCAACGGGCTGGTCAACCAGGCGCTGGTGGCCACGGGCGCGTCGGACCGTCCGGTGCGCTTCATCGGCACGGAACTGGGCATCCTGATCGGCATGGTCTATGTGCTGCTGCCCTTCGTGGTGCTGGCGGTGGGCAACGCGCTGGCCCGCGTGGACCCGGCGTGCGAGCAGGCGTCGGCCGACCTGGGCGCCGGCCCGGCGGCCACCTTTCTTCATGTCACCTGGCCGCTGACCCTGCCCGGCGTGGTCTCCGGCGCCATCATCGTCTTCACCCTGGCAGTCAGCGCCTACGTGACGCCGGCGCTGCTGTCGGGCGGCCGCATCTCGGTGCTGTCCATGCTGATCTTCCAGCAGTACAGCACGGTGTTCGACTTCCATTACGGCGGCGCGCTGAGCATGGTTCTGCTGGTGTTCACCCTGATCCTGGTTGCGCTGGCGAACCGCGCCGCCACCCTGCCTGGAGCCGCGCGATGA
- a CDS encoding ABC transporter ATP-binding protein gives MSALLTIEAVSMRFGAYQALDRIDLDIRQGEFVALLGPSGCGKTTLLRSIAGFLKPESGRILIEGQDISRLPAHHRPLNTVFQNYALFPHMNVLENVAYGPRRQGASRADAAARARSALDMVGLADFGPRYPREMSGGQQQRVALARAIVNQPKLLLLDEPLSALDLKLRKRMQLELKHLQARLGIAFIFVTHDQEEAMTMADRVVVMHAGKIEQVGAGTDIYRQPATRFVAEFIGEANFMTFSARDEALHLDAQGLRVPFQGRSAPARGMAVLRPEDLRLADGAASIALTGAVTDVINVGSHSMIHVDIGGQILVARHGGIAPSGLFPGATVRLTFAPEHLHLIGEQS, from the coding sequence ATGTCCGCTTTGCTCACCATCGAAGCCGTGTCCATGCGTTTTGGCGCCTACCAGGCCCTGGACCGCATCGACCTGGATATCCGCCAGGGCGAGTTCGTTGCCCTGCTGGGCCCCAGCGGCTGCGGCAAGACGACCCTGCTGCGTTCGATCGCCGGATTCCTCAAGCCCGAGTCCGGCCGCATACTGATAGAGGGCCAGGACATCAGCCGCCTGCCCGCGCACCACCGGCCCTTGAACACCGTGTTCCAGAACTATGCGCTGTTCCCGCATATGAACGTGCTGGAGAACGTGGCGTATGGCCCGCGGCGCCAGGGCGCCTCGCGGGCCGACGCGGCCGCGCGCGCCCGCTCGGCGCTGGACATGGTGGGGCTGGCGGACTTCGGGCCGCGCTACCCGCGCGAGATGTCGGGCGGGCAGCAGCAGCGGGTGGCGCTGGCGCGCGCCATCGTGAACCAGCCCAAGCTGCTGTTGCTGGACGAGCCGCTGTCGGCACTGGACCTGAAACTGCGCAAGCGGATGCAACTGGAACTCAAGCATCTGCAAGCCAGGCTGGGCATCGCATTCATCTTCGTCACCCATGACCAGGAGGAAGCGATGACCATGGCCGACCGGGTGGTGGTCATGCATGCCGGCAAGATCGAACAGGTGGGCGCGGGAACGGACATCTACCGCCAGCCCGCCACGCGCTTCGTGGCGGAGTTCATCGGGGAAGCCAACTTCATGACGTTCAGCGCCCGGGACGAGGCGCTGCATCTGGATGCGCAGGGCCTGCGCGTCCCGTTCCAGGGAAGAAGCGCGCCGGCCCGCGGAATGGCCGTATTGCGGCCCGAGGATCTGCGCCTGGCGGACGGCGCCGCGAGCATCGCGCTGACTGGCGCGGTGACCGACGTGATCAACGTGGGCAGCCACAGCATGATCCACGTGGACATCGGCGGGCAGATCCTGGTGGCGCGCCACGGCGGCATCGCGCCGTCGGGGCTGTTCCCCGGCGCCACCGTCCGCCTGACGTTCGCGCCCGAACACCTGCACCTGATTGGTGAACAGTCATGA
- a CDS encoding ABC transporter substrate-binding protein: MATLTRSALSAALLGAGLLLSVQAQAQQQKITVAWYGGNWGDAFRACVAEPYTKATGVAVVPEVGTSTTTLAKLQQQKNAPTIDVAWMDGGISELAAQAGVLDRLDPQAIPNLKNVIDQAVYKDGDSAYAVSTGYYSLGIAYNTKEVKQAPTSWKDLWKPEYAGAVAVPSPANSSGVPFVFFLARVWAIDPSNLAPLYARLAALDTALFFDSSGAATNAYQSGEAIIGAHFNVGAWDLIDKGLPIGFAVPKEGAWATDARLHLVKNAPNKAAAQKFIDTALTPDAAACLATRLYLGPAVKDVQVSKEVARKLPWGADGSVKSLSLFDWNLINSRRAEVTDAWNRQVARKN, from the coding sequence ATGGCAACACTGACACGCAGCGCCCTGAGCGCCGCCTTGCTGGGAGCCGGACTGCTGCTGTCCGTCCAGGCGCAGGCGCAGCAACAGAAGATCACCGTCGCCTGGTACGGCGGCAACTGGGGCGACGCCTTCCGCGCCTGCGTCGCCGAGCCCTACACCAAGGCCACCGGCGTGGCCGTGGTGCCGGAAGTCGGCACGTCCACCACCACGCTGGCCAAGCTCCAGCAGCAGAAGAACGCCCCCACCATCGACGTGGCATGGATGGACGGCGGAATCAGCGAACTGGCCGCGCAGGCGGGCGTGCTGGACAGGCTGGATCCGCAAGCCATTCCCAATCTGAAAAACGTCATCGACCAGGCCGTCTACAAGGACGGCGACTCGGCCTACGCGGTCAGCACCGGCTATTACTCGCTGGGCATCGCGTACAACACCAAGGAAGTGAAGCAGGCGCCCACCAGCTGGAAGGACCTGTGGAAGCCGGAGTATGCGGGCGCGGTTGCCGTGCCGTCGCCGGCGAACTCCTCCGGAGTGCCGTTCGTGTTCTTCCTGGCGCGGGTCTGGGCCATCGACCCATCCAACCTGGCGCCGCTGTACGCCAGGCTGGCGGCCCTGGACACCGCGCTGTTCTTCGACAGTTCGGGCGCGGCCACCAATGCCTACCAGAGCGGCGAGGCCATCATCGGCGCGCACTTCAACGTGGGTGCGTGGGACTTGATCGACAAGGGGCTGCCCATCGGCTTCGCCGTGCCCAAGGAAGGCGCGTGGGCCACGGACGCCCGCCTGCATCTGGTCAAGAACGCGCCGAACAAGGCCGCCGCCCAGAAATTCATCGACACCGCGCTGACGCCCGACGCCGCCGCCTGCCTGGCCACGCGCCTGTATCTGGGCCCCGCGGTCAAGGATGTGCAGGTATCCAAGGAAGTCGCCCGCAAGCTGCCCTGGGGGGCCGACGGCTCGGTGAAGAGCCTGAGCCTCTTCGACTGGAACCTCATCAACAGCCGCCGCGCCGAAGTCACCGACGCGTGGAACCGCCAGGTCGCCCGCAAGAACTAG
- a CDS encoding GlxA family transcriptional regulator: MNTVPPAEFPPLSYEDDGDSLPRGKPALTVGIVLLDQFTLAAFAGLVDVLRLAGDHGGRSRQIHTAWRVMSWDGKPRCSSAGLTIDVADSLPDDPTQFDYVAVCGGNDYINGRMPEPLRDWLRRAAAQRVRLLGICTGTFALAQAGVVGPRTVCVHWNVLDTFRERFPQTRAVVDRLFVDEGDLISCAGSTAAIDLGLYLVARHCGRDKAQQAMRHMMLQGVRPGRVPQAHFRTDLSGIQDLRVRQAAHFIEQRIDNPPPLDAIARYVGVGRRQLERAFRLATGMSPMTFQRQLRLEYGSWLLLNNPCSITQIALDCGFADGAHFSRDFRAHFGLSPRQYQQAHGQQAVEQEGDVSVFSV; this comes from the coding sequence ATGAACACCGTGCCGCCCGCCGAATTCCCGCCCCTCTCCTATGAGGACGACGGTGACAGCCTGCCTCGGGGAAAACCCGCACTGACCGTCGGCATCGTGCTGCTGGACCAGTTCACCCTGGCGGCCTTCGCCGGTCTGGTGGACGTATTGCGCCTGGCCGGCGACCATGGCGGACGCAGCCGCCAGATCCATACCGCATGGCGGGTGATGAGCTGGGACGGCAAGCCACGCTGCTCCAGCGCGGGCCTGACGATCGATGTCGCCGACAGCCTGCCCGATGACCCCACGCAGTTCGATTACGTGGCGGTGTGCGGCGGCAATGACTACATCAACGGCCGCATGCCGGAGCCGCTGCGCGATTGGTTGCGCCGGGCCGCGGCGCAGCGCGTGCGGCTGCTGGGCATCTGCACGGGCACCTTCGCGCTGGCGCAAGCGGGCGTGGTCGGGCCGCGCACTGTCTGCGTGCACTGGAATGTGCTGGACACGTTCCGCGAGCGCTTCCCGCAAACCCGCGCCGTGGTCGACCGCCTGTTCGTGGACGAGGGCGATCTGATTTCCTGCGCGGGTTCCACCGCGGCGATCGACCTGGGTTTGTATCTGGTGGCCCGGCATTGCGGGCGCGACAAGGCTCAACAGGCCATGCGGCACATGATGCTCCAGGGCGTGCGCCCGGGCCGGGTGCCGCAGGCGCATTTCCGCACCGACCTGTCCGGCATCCAGGACCTGCGTGTCCGGCAGGCCGCGCACTTCATCGAGCAACGCATCGACAATCCGCCGCCGCTCGATGCCATCGCGCGTTACGTGGGCGTGGGGCGCAGGCAGCTGGAACGGGCCTTCCGGCTTGCCACCGGCATGTCGCCCATGACGTTTCAGCGCCAGTTGCGGCTGGAATACGGCAGTTGGCTGCTGTTGAACAACCCCTGCAGCATCACGCAGATTGCGCTGGACTGCGGCTTTGCGGACGGGGCGCATTTTTCGCGGGATTTCCGGGCACATTTCGGACTATCCCCCCGGCAGTATCAACAGGCTCATGGCCAGCAGGCCGTGGAGCAGGAAGGCGACGTCAGCGTATTTTCTGTCTAG
- a CDS encoding glutathione S-transferase translates to MTYDLWYWNGIPGRGEFVRLALEAGGIPYRERAREPGTDETTLIEDMQSARKHPPFAPPYLVAGKMTLGQTANILLYLGEKHGLAPDSLEGRLWVNQLQLTIADMVAEAHDTHHPISASEYYEDQMEEAARRARVFREERIPKFLDYFERVLGGPDRWLAGGKDWTYVDLSLFHLVDGLLYAFPKRMGTIAAHYPNVFALHERVTALPALQAYFASGRRLPFGEGVFRQYRELDAA, encoded by the coding sequence ATGACCTACGACCTTTGGTATTGGAACGGCATTCCCGGGCGCGGGGAGTTCGTGCGCCTGGCGCTGGAAGCGGGCGGTATTCCGTATCGGGAACGGGCGCGCGAACCCGGCACCGATGAAACCACGCTGATCGAGGACATGCAGTCGGCGCGCAAGCATCCGCCTTTCGCTCCGCCCTATCTGGTGGCGGGAAAAATGACGCTGGGGCAAACGGCCAATATCCTGCTGTACCTTGGGGAAAAGCACGGATTGGCGCCGGATTCGCTGGAAGGCCGCTTGTGGGTGAACCAGCTGCAGCTCACCATTGCGGACATGGTGGCCGAGGCGCACGACACGCATCACCCCATTTCCGCCAGCGAATACTACGAAGACCAGATGGAAGAGGCCGCGCGCCGCGCGCGCGTCTTCCGCGAGGAACGCATTCCGAAGTTCCTGGACTATTTTGAACGGGTGCTGGGCGGGCCCGACCGCTGGCTGGCCGGCGGCAAGGACTGGACCTATGTGGACCTGTCTTTGTTTCACCTGGTCGATGGCCTGCTTTATGCGTTTCCCAAGCGCATGGGCACGATCGCGGCACATTATCCGAACGTGTTTGCGCTGCATGAACGCGTGACGGCGCTGCCGGCGCTGCAGGCCTACTTCGCAAGCGGCAGGCGCCTGCCGTTCGGGGAGGGTGTTTTCCGCCAGTACCGCGAATTGGATGCTGCCTAG
- a CDS encoding methyl-accepting chemotaxis protein codes for MPWFTLGRLFSGDRALRLADMHGQIAAIHKSQAVIEFDLHGHVLMANQNFLGTMGYCLEEIQGRHHRMFIDPDERESAAYAAFWQRLGQGAHDSGRYRRIRKDGADVWLQASYNPIFDKRGRPFKVIKYATDITGQQHRQADSEGQLAAISKVQAIIEFELDGTIRSANELFLNAVGYRADEVLGRHHSMFVPPDEVRGAAYKEFWRKLRNGEHDTGQYLRLGKGGRQVWIEASYNPIFDAEGRPFKVVKYATDITRRFTAAQTLRVAVQGLTENAERAGQANTLARDASSIAEQGGRTVQDVVRTMSAITESSRRISEIIGVMDGIAFQTNILALNAAVEAARAGAHGKGFAVVAAEVRSLAQNSAAAAKEIKGLITNSVEQIENGATQVQSAGTTMEDIVASSRRVTEIMAEVVEVSLAQSSKLGDVTQDITQMTAAAETLRPAATGRPMAPAVRARPAANTPKPVLEYARR; via the coding sequence ATGCCTTGGTTCACCCTCGGTCGTCTGTTCAGTGGCGACCGCGCCTTGCGGCTGGCCGATATGCACGGTCAAATTGCGGCCATCCACAAGTCCCAGGCGGTCATCGAGTTCGATCTCCACGGTCATGTATTGATGGCCAATCAGAATTTCCTCGGCACCATGGGCTATTGCCTGGAGGAAATCCAAGGCCGGCATCACCGCATGTTCATCGACCCAGACGAGCGCGAGTCCGCCGCCTATGCGGCGTTCTGGCAAAGGCTGGGGCAGGGCGCGCATGACTCCGGCCGCTATCGCCGGATCCGGAAAGATGGCGCGGATGTCTGGCTGCAAGCCTCCTACAACCCCATCTTCGACAAGCGCGGACGGCCGTTCAAGGTGATCAAGTACGCGACTGACATCACGGGGCAGCAGCATCGCCAGGCGGATTCCGAAGGCCAATTGGCGGCGATTTCCAAGGTGCAGGCCATTATCGAGTTCGAACTCGACGGCACCATCAGAAGCGCCAACGAGCTGTTCCTGAACGCCGTCGGCTATCGCGCCGACGAAGTGCTGGGCCGCCACCACAGCATGTTCGTGCCGCCCGACGAGGTTCGCGGCGCAGCGTACAAGGAGTTCTGGCGCAAGCTGCGCAACGGCGAGCACGACACCGGCCAGTATCTGCGTCTGGGCAAGGGCGGCCGCCAGGTCTGGATCGAGGCCAGCTACAACCCGATCTTCGATGCCGAGGGCCGGCCGTTCAAGGTCGTAAAGTACGCCACCGACATCACCAGGCGCTTCACCGCCGCCCAGACGCTGCGCGTGGCCGTGCAGGGCCTGACCGAAAATGCCGAACGGGCCGGTCAGGCCAACACCCTGGCGCGGGATGCGAGCAGTATCGCGGAGCAGGGCGGCAGGACGGTGCAGGACGTGGTCCGGACCATGAGCGCCATCACGGAAAGCTCGCGCCGCATTTCCGAGATCATCGGAGTGATGGACGGCATCGCGTTCCAGACCAATATCCTCGCGCTCAACGCCGCGGTCGAGGCAGCCCGTGCCGGTGCGCACGGCAAGGGTTTCGCCGTCGTGGCGGCCGAGGTCCGCAGCCTCGCGCAGAACAGCGCCGCCGCCGCCAAGGAAATCAAGGGTCTCATCACAAACTCGGTCGAACAGATCGAGAACGGGGCGACCCAGGTCCAGTCCGCCGGGACAACGATGGAAGACATCGTGGCGTCGTCGCGGCGCGTAACCGAAATCATGGCCGAAGTCGTGGAGGTATCCCTGGCGCAGTCGAGCAAACTGGGCGACGTCACGCAAGACATCACCCAGATGACCGCGGCGGCCGAGACGCTGCGGCCCGCGGCGACGGGCAGGCCCATGGCGCCCGCCGTGCGCGCCAGACCGGCCGCCAATACGCCCAAACCGGTGCTGGAATACGCACGGCGCTGA
- a CDS encoding DUF1653 domain-containing protein, which yields MTETEALALASHRHYKGGLYLYVGTARHSETEESMVVYEHLWPHPRGLWVRPAALFFGQLADGSPRFAPLHAAE from the coding sequence ATGACCGAAACCGAAGCCCTGGCTCTTGCCTCGCACCGCCACTACAAGGGTGGCCTCTACCTTTACGTGGGAACTGCCCGCCACTCCGAAACGGAGGAGTCCATGGTGGTGTATGAACACCTCTGGCCTCACCCGCGCGGCCTGTGGGTGCGCCCGGCGGCGCTGTTCTTCGGACAGCTCGCCGACGGTTCGCCCCGCTTCGCGCCCCTGCACGCGGCGGAGTAG